The Vidua chalybeata isolate OUT-0048 chromosome 6, bVidCha1 merged haplotype, whole genome shotgun sequence genome has a segment encoding these proteins:
- the CTNND1 gene encoding catenin delta-1 isoform X3, with translation MDDSEVESTASILASVKEQEAQFEKLTRALEEERRHVSAQLERVRVSPQDAGPGLANGTLTRRHQNGRFLGDADLERQKYSDLKLNGPQDHSHILYSTIPRMQDPGQIVEETYTMEEDPEGAMSVVSVETSDDGTTRRTETTVKKVVKTVTTRTVQQVPVGPDGLPLETSPITSNYVQTMDRNFRKNGNGGPGSYLGQAGTATLPRNYHYPDGYGRPYEDGYPGSDHSYGSLSRVTRIDERYRPSMDTYRAPSRQDIYGPQPQVRVGGSNMDLNHFHPEPYGLEDDQRSVGFEDVDYGLMSDYGTARRAGTPSDARRRLRSYEDMLVDEVAPDRYYWAPLAQHERGSLASLDSLRKGGPAPGNWRQPELPEVIAMLSFRLDAVKSNAAAYLQHLCYRNDKVKTEVRRLKGIPVLVGLLDHPKKEVHYGACGALKNISFGKDQDNKIAIKNCDGVPALVRLLRKAHDMDLTEVITGTLWNLSSHDSIKMAIVDHALHALTDEVVIPRSGWEREPNEDSKPRHIEWESVLTNTAGCLRNVSSERSEARRKLRECDGLVDALIYIMQSEIGQKDSDSKLVENCVCLLRNLSYQVHREIPHAERYQETPLVPANNAGPHNASCFGAKKGKGKKLPEDPGADTVDFPKRTTPAKGYELLFQPEVVRIYISLLKESKTPAILEASAGAIQNLCAGSWTYGRYIRSALRQEKGLSAIADLLTHDSERVVKAASGALRNLAVDLRNKELIGKHAIPNLVKNLPGGQQTPAKNLSEDTVVSILNTINEVIVDNLEAAKKLRETQGIEKLVLINKSGNRSEREVRAAALVLQTVWGYKELRKPLEKEGWKKSDFQVNLSNASRTQGGNSFDDSTLPLIDRNQKTDKKSSREEIQMSNMGPDNYSTLNERDHSRTLDRSGDLGEMEPVKAAPLMQKI, from the exons ATGGACGACTCGGAAGTGGAGTCGACCGCCAGCATCCTTGCCTCTGTCAAGGAGCAGGAGGCACAGTTCGAGAAGCTGACCCGGGCCCTGGAGGAGGAACGGCGCCATGTCTCAGCCCAGCTGGAGCGAGTCCGGGTCTCCCCACAGGACGCCGGCCCGGGCTTGGCCAACGGCACGCTCACCCGGCGGCACCAG AACGGACGTTTCCTGGGCGATGCTGAcctggaaaggcagaaatattcAGATCTGAAGCTCAACGGCCCACAG GACCACAGCCACATCTTGTACAGCACAATCCCCAGGATGCAGGACCCGGGCCAGATCGTGGAGGAGACGTACACCATGGAGGAGGACCCAGAAGGTGCCATGTCGGTCGTGTCTGTGGAGACATCAGATGATGGGACAACTCGGCGTACAGAGACCACG GTAAAGAAAGTGGTGAAGACTGTGACCACCCGGACGGTGCAGCAGGTGCCGGTGGGGCCTGATGGGCTGCCTTTGGAAACGTCCCCCATCACCAGCAACTACGTCCAGACCATGGACAGGAACTTCCGCAAGAACGGCAACGGGGGCCCCGGCAGCTACCTGGGCCAGGCGGGCACGGCCACCCTCCCTCGCAACTACCACTACCCCGACGGCTACGGCCGCCCCTACGAGGACGGGTACCCGGGCAGCGACCACAGCTACGGCAGCCTGTCCCGCGTCACCCGCATCGACGAGCGCTACCGCCCCTCCATGGACACCTACCGGGCCCCCAGCCGCCAGGACATCTAcggcccccagccccaggtgcGTGTTGGGGGCAGCAACATGGACCTCAACCATTTCCACCCCGAACCCTACGGCCTGGAGGATGACCAGCGCAGTGTGGGCTTCGAAGATGTGGACTACGGGCTCATGTCTGACTATGGCACGGCCAGGAGGGCGGGCACCCCATCTGATGCTCGGCGACGGCTCAG GAGTTATGAAGACATGCTGGTGGATGAAGTGGCCCCCGACCGGTACTACTGGGCCCCGCTGGCCCAGCACGAGCGGGGCAGCCTGGCCAGCCTGGACAGCCTGCGGAAAggcggcccggccccggggaaCTGGCGCCAGCCGGAGCTGCCAGAGGTCATAGCCATGCTGAGCTTCCGGCTGGACGCCGTCAAGTCCAACGCAGCCGCCTACCTGCAGCACCTGTGCTACCGCAACGACAAGGTGAAGACGGAGGTGCGCCGGCTGAAGGGCATCCCCGTGCTCGTGGGGCTGCTGGATCACCCCAAGAAGGAGGTGCACTACGGCGCCTGTGGAGCTCTCAAGAACATCTCCTTCGGCAAGGACCAGGATAACAAGATCGCCATCAAGAACTGCGACGGCGTGCCCGCGCTGGTGCGCCTGCTGCGCAAGGCCCACGACATGGACCTCACCGAGGTCATCACAG GGACGCTGTGGAACCTGTCCTCGCACGACTCCATCAAGATGGCCATCGTGGATCACGCACTACATGCCCTGACCGATGAGGTGGTCATTCCCCGCTCCGGCTGGGAGCGGGAGCCCAACGAGGATTCCAAACCCCGCCATATAGAGTGGGAATCGGTGCTCACCAACACCGCTGGCTGCCTTAG gaaTGTGAGCTCGGAGCGGAGCGAGGCCCGTCGGAAGCTGCGGGAATGTGACGGGTTGGTGGACGCCCTGATCTACATCATGCAGTCTGAGATTGGCCAGAAGGACTCGGACAGCAAG CTGGTGGAGAACTGTGTGTGCCTGCTGAGGAACCTGTCCTACCAAGTCCACCGTGAAATCCCCCACGCCGAGCGCTACCAGGAGACGCCCCTTGTCCCTGCCAACAACGCTGGGCCCCACAATGCCAGCTGCTTCGGGGCCAAGAAGGGCAAAG GTAAAAAGCTCCCAGAAGACCCTGGTGCCGACACAGTGGATTTTCCCAAAAGAACAACTCCAGCCAAAG GCTACGAGCTCCTCTTCCAGCCAGAAGTGGTGCGGATATACATCTCCCTCCTGAAGGAAAGCAAGACTCCAGCCATCCTGGAGGCTTCCGCAGGAGCCATCCAGAACCTGTGCGCTGGCAGCTGGACG TATGGCCGGTACATCCGCTCAGCCCTGCGCCAGGAGAAGGGGCTCTCCGCCATCGCCGACCTCCTGACCCACGACAGCGAGCGCGTGGTGAAAGCGGCATCCGGGGCCCTGCGCAACCTGGCCGTGGACCTGCGCAACAAGGAGCTGATCG gCAAACATGCCATCCCCAACCTAGTGAAGAACCTGCCTGGAGGCCAGCAGACCCCTGCCAAAAACCTCTCTGAGGACACAGTGGTGTCAATCCTCAACACCATCAATGAAGTGATCGTGGACAACCTCGAGGCGGCCAAAAAGCTCCGGGAAACGCAGGGGATTGAGAAGCTTGTGCTGATCAACAAATCTGG GAACCGCTCAGAGAGAGAAGTCCGGGCAGCTGCTCTCGTCTTGCAGACAGTCTGGGGCTATAAGGAGCTGCGGAAACCCCTTGAGAAGGAAGGCTGGAAGAAGTCAGATTTCCAG GTGAACCTGAGCAATGCCTCTCGGACCCAGGGAGGCAACTCCTTTGATGACAGCACCTTGCCTCTCATCGACAGGAACCAAAAAACAG ACAAGAAATCCTCCCGGGAAGAGATCCAGATGAGCAACATGGGACCAG acAACTATTCCACACTCAACGAGAGGGACCACAGCAGGACGCTGGACCGATCCGGTGACCTTGGAGAGATGGAGCCGGTGAAGGCAGCGCCATTGATG CAGAAGATCTAG
- the CTNND1 gene encoding catenin delta-1 isoform X4 — protein sequence MQDPGQIVEETYTMEEDPEGAMSVVSVETSDDGTTRRTETTVKKVVKTVTTRTVQQVPVGPDGLPLETSPITSNYVQTMDRNFRKNGNGGPGSYLGQAGTATLPRNYHYPDGYGRPYEDGYPGSDHSYGSLSRVTRIDERYRPSMDTYRAPSRQDIYGPQPQVRVGGSNMDLNHFHPEPYGLEDDQRSVGFEDVDYGLMSDYGTARRAGTPSDARRRLRSYEDMLVDEVAPDRYYWAPLAQHERGSLASLDSLRKGGPAPGNWRQPELPEVIAMLSFRLDAVKSNAAAYLQHLCYRNDKVKTEVRRLKGIPVLVGLLDHPKKEVHYGACGALKNISFGKDQDNKIAIKNCDGVPALVRLLRKAHDMDLTEVITGTLWNLSSHDSIKMAIVDHALHALTDEVVIPRSGWEREPNEDSKPRHIEWESVLTNTAGCLRNVSSERSEARRKLRECDGLVDALIYIMQSEIGQKDSDSKLVENCVCLLRNLSYQVHREIPHAERYQETPLVPANNAGPHNASCFGAKKGKDEWFSRGKKLPEDPGADTVDFPKRTTPAKGYELLFQPEVVRIYISLLKESKTPAILEASAGAIQNLCAGSWTYGRYIRSALRQEKGLSAIADLLTHDSERVVKAASGALRNLAVDLRNKELIGKHAIPNLVKNLPGGQQTPAKNLSEDTVVSILNTINEVIVDNLEAAKKLRETQGIEKLVLINKSGNRSEREVRAAALVLQTVWGYKELRKPLEKEGWKKSDFQVNLSNASRTQGGNSFDDSTLPLIDRNQKTDKKSSREEIQMSNMGPDNYSTLNERDHSRTLDRSGDLGEMEPVKAAPLMQKI from the exons ATGCAGGACCCGGGCCAGATCGTGGAGGAGACGTACACCATGGAGGAGGACCCAGAAGGTGCCATGTCGGTCGTGTCTGTGGAGACATCAGATGATGGGACAACTCGGCGTACAGAGACCACG GTAAAGAAAGTGGTGAAGACTGTGACCACCCGGACGGTGCAGCAGGTGCCGGTGGGGCCTGATGGGCTGCCTTTGGAAACGTCCCCCATCACCAGCAACTACGTCCAGACCATGGACAGGAACTTCCGCAAGAACGGCAACGGGGGCCCCGGCAGCTACCTGGGCCAGGCGGGCACGGCCACCCTCCCTCGCAACTACCACTACCCCGACGGCTACGGCCGCCCCTACGAGGACGGGTACCCGGGCAGCGACCACAGCTACGGCAGCCTGTCCCGCGTCACCCGCATCGACGAGCGCTACCGCCCCTCCATGGACACCTACCGGGCCCCCAGCCGCCAGGACATCTAcggcccccagccccaggtgcGTGTTGGGGGCAGCAACATGGACCTCAACCATTTCCACCCCGAACCCTACGGCCTGGAGGATGACCAGCGCAGTGTGGGCTTCGAAGATGTGGACTACGGGCTCATGTCTGACTATGGCACGGCCAGGAGGGCGGGCACCCCATCTGATGCTCGGCGACGGCTCAG GAGTTATGAAGACATGCTGGTGGATGAAGTGGCCCCCGACCGGTACTACTGGGCCCCGCTGGCCCAGCACGAGCGGGGCAGCCTGGCCAGCCTGGACAGCCTGCGGAAAggcggcccggccccggggaaCTGGCGCCAGCCGGAGCTGCCAGAGGTCATAGCCATGCTGAGCTTCCGGCTGGACGCCGTCAAGTCCAACGCAGCCGCCTACCTGCAGCACCTGTGCTACCGCAACGACAAGGTGAAGACGGAGGTGCGCCGGCTGAAGGGCATCCCCGTGCTCGTGGGGCTGCTGGATCACCCCAAGAAGGAGGTGCACTACGGCGCCTGTGGAGCTCTCAAGAACATCTCCTTCGGCAAGGACCAGGATAACAAGATCGCCATCAAGAACTGCGACGGCGTGCCCGCGCTGGTGCGCCTGCTGCGCAAGGCCCACGACATGGACCTCACCGAGGTCATCACAG GGACGCTGTGGAACCTGTCCTCGCACGACTCCATCAAGATGGCCATCGTGGATCACGCACTACATGCCCTGACCGATGAGGTGGTCATTCCCCGCTCCGGCTGGGAGCGGGAGCCCAACGAGGATTCCAAACCCCGCCATATAGAGTGGGAATCGGTGCTCACCAACACCGCTGGCTGCCTTAG gaaTGTGAGCTCGGAGCGGAGCGAGGCCCGTCGGAAGCTGCGGGAATGTGACGGGTTGGTGGACGCCCTGATCTACATCATGCAGTCTGAGATTGGCCAGAAGGACTCGGACAGCAAG CTGGTGGAGAACTGTGTGTGCCTGCTGAGGAACCTGTCCTACCAAGTCCACCGTGAAATCCCCCACGCCGAGCGCTACCAGGAGACGCCCCTTGTCCCTGCCAACAACGCTGGGCCCCACAATGCCAGCTGCTTCGGGGCCAAGAAGGGCAAAG ACGAGTGGTTCTCCAGAG GTAAAAAGCTCCCAGAAGACCCTGGTGCCGACACAGTGGATTTTCCCAAAAGAACAACTCCAGCCAAAG GCTACGAGCTCCTCTTCCAGCCAGAAGTGGTGCGGATATACATCTCCCTCCTGAAGGAAAGCAAGACTCCAGCCATCCTGGAGGCTTCCGCAGGAGCCATCCAGAACCTGTGCGCTGGCAGCTGGACG TATGGCCGGTACATCCGCTCAGCCCTGCGCCAGGAGAAGGGGCTCTCCGCCATCGCCGACCTCCTGACCCACGACAGCGAGCGCGTGGTGAAAGCGGCATCCGGGGCCCTGCGCAACCTGGCCGTGGACCTGCGCAACAAGGAGCTGATCG gCAAACATGCCATCCCCAACCTAGTGAAGAACCTGCCTGGAGGCCAGCAGACCCCTGCCAAAAACCTCTCTGAGGACACAGTGGTGTCAATCCTCAACACCATCAATGAAGTGATCGTGGACAACCTCGAGGCGGCCAAAAAGCTCCGGGAAACGCAGGGGATTGAGAAGCTTGTGCTGATCAACAAATCTGG GAACCGCTCAGAGAGAGAAGTCCGGGCAGCTGCTCTCGTCTTGCAGACAGTCTGGGGCTATAAGGAGCTGCGGAAACCCCTTGAGAAGGAAGGCTGGAAGAAGTCAGATTTCCAG GTGAACCTGAGCAATGCCTCTCGGACCCAGGGAGGCAACTCCTTTGATGACAGCACCTTGCCTCTCATCGACAGGAACCAAAAAACAG ACAAGAAATCCTCCCGGGAAGAGATCCAGATGAGCAACATGGGACCAG acAACTATTCCACACTCAACGAGAGGGACCACAGCAGGACGCTGGACCGATCCGGTGACCTTGGAGAGATGGAGCCGGTGAAGGCAGCGCCATTGATG CAGAAGATCTAG